A window from Akkermansia muciniphila encodes these proteins:
- a CDS encoding prenyltransferase/squalene oxidase repeat-containing protein gives MKKAPILLTLLLACCMAAIPQNAAAQSPVRMSSPVPPQVELMYVKGLRYLQNAQKTDGTYEGTYGQEPGIIGFCLMSVLAHGDDPNTGPYATMVRRCVNYILAKQNKGSGYIGDSMYNHGFATLALSEAYGMVRDDRIGPALRKAVALTLTAQKKNKTGGWRYSPESTDADSTVTGCQIVSLFAARNAGIPVPDEAFERGLKYMASCRDKKGAYGYTSPTGPRVTLTAIGSLTLSLARRKADPSFKDSLAYLKKNMNYRDSSYPFYFEYYMSQALFHADQEAWKEWNYKNMRYLGASQTPNGSWLSDHSAAYSTSAALLSLALNYRFLPIYEQ, from the coding sequence ATGAAAAAAGCCCCCATCCTCCTTACCCTTCTCCTCGCCTGCTGCATGGCGGCTATCCCGCAGAACGCCGCCGCCCAGTCCCCCGTGAGGATGTCCTCCCCCGTGCCGCCCCAGGTGGAGCTGATGTATGTGAAAGGGCTCCGGTACCTCCAGAACGCCCAGAAAACGGACGGAACCTATGAAGGCACCTACGGGCAGGAGCCCGGCATCATCGGCTTCTGCCTCATGTCCGTGCTGGCCCACGGGGACGACCCGAACACAGGCCCGTACGCCACCATGGTGCGCCGCTGTGTAAATTACATCCTGGCCAAGCAGAACAAAGGGTCCGGCTACATTGGGGATTCCATGTACAACCACGGCTTCGCTACCCTGGCGCTGTCTGAGGCTTACGGCATGGTGCGGGACGACCGCATCGGCCCCGCCCTGCGGAAAGCCGTGGCCCTGACGCTGACCGCCCAGAAGAAGAACAAGACGGGCGGCTGGCGTTATTCCCCGGAGTCCACGGATGCGGACAGCACGGTGACCGGCTGCCAGATCGTCTCCCTGTTTGCCGCGCGCAACGCGGGCATTCCCGTTCCGGACGAGGCCTTTGAACGCGGCCTCAAGTACATGGCCTCCTGCCGTGACAAGAAGGGAGCCTACGGGTATACCAGCCCGACGGGCCCCCGCGTCACCCTCACGGCCATCGGCTCCCTGACGCTGTCCCTGGCGCGCCGCAAGGCGGACCCCTCCTTCAAGGACTCCCTGGCCTACCTGAAAAAGAACATGAATTACCGGGATTCCTCCTACCCGTTCTACTTTGAATATTACATGTCCCAGGCCCTGTTCCATGCAGACCAGGAGGCATGGAAGGAATGGAACTATAAAAACATGCGCTATCTGGGAGCCTCCCAGACCCCCAACGGGTCCTGGCTTTCCGACCATTCCGCGGCCTACTCCACCTCCGCGGCCCTGCTCTCCCTGGCGCTCAATTACAGATTTCTACCCATTTATGAACAATAG
- the proC gene encoding pyrroline-5-carboxylate reductase, which yields MKTGIIGLGKMGGALLRGMLKAGAVVPENVWVYDHHHENVQALQEEYPGVHEAPTEAAAADAVEVLILAVKPNGILPLISSLSERGAELPLLISIAAAISLDDMEACASDGTRIVRAMPNTPCMVLAGVIAYSAGTGVTDEDEEAARRLLSGCGSVYKVQESQMNAVSAISGCGPAYMFTVLDALSDAGVAMGLPRKTALELAVGTMLGSARMQEQTGKHPMALRDEVTSPGGTTIAALNALDECGFRNAWIQAVKRAVRRAEEMEEH from the coding sequence ATGAAAACAGGTATCATTGGACTGGGAAAAATGGGCGGAGCCCTGCTGAGGGGGATGCTGAAAGCCGGAGCGGTGGTTCCGGAGAACGTCTGGGTGTACGACCACCACCATGAAAACGTGCAGGCCCTTCAGGAGGAATACCCCGGCGTTCATGAAGCGCCCACGGAGGCAGCCGCGGCGGATGCGGTGGAAGTTCTTATTCTGGCCGTAAAACCGAATGGAATTCTGCCGCTTATCTCCTCCCTCTCCGAGCGCGGCGCAGAACTGCCGCTGTTGATCTCCATAGCTGCCGCCATCTCCCTGGATGACATGGAAGCCTGCGCCAGTGATGGAACGCGCATCGTGCGCGCCATGCCCAATACCCCGTGCATGGTGCTGGCCGGCGTCATTGCCTACAGTGCGGGCACCGGCGTGACGGATGAAGATGAGGAAGCCGCCCGGCGGCTGCTTTCCGGCTGCGGCTCCGTTTACAAGGTACAGGAATCCCAGATGAACGCCGTTTCCGCCATTTCCGGCTGCGGCCCCGCCTACATGTTCACGGTGCTGGATGCTCTTTCAGACGCGGGCGTAGCCATGGGGCTGCCCCGGAAAACCGCTCTGGAGCTGGCCGTGGGAACCATGCTGGGTTCCGCCCGCATGCAGGAGCAGACGGGGAAGCATCCCATGGCCCTGCGGGATGAGGTAACCTCCCCCGGCGGCACCACCATTGCCGCGCTGAACGCGCTGGATGAATGCGGTTTCCGCAATGCCTGGATCCAGGCCGTGAAAAGAGCCGTGCGGCGGGCGGAGGAGATGGAGGAGCACTGA
- a CDS encoding DNA-3-methyladenine glycosylase I — MEDIINARCGWAGTDELYIKYHDEEWGKPVTDDKTLFEFLVLESAQAGLAWITILRKREGYRAAFHGFDVEKVAQMTPEDIDRLMQFDGIVRNRLKINSTVNNAKLFMAIQEEFGSFYKYALSFFPNRQPVVNNFKTLSQIPATSPESDAMSKDMKKRGFKFFGSTICYAFFQAAGFVNDHVEGCFCKGN; from the coding sequence ATGGAAGACATCATCAATGCGCGTTGCGGCTGGGCCGGAACAGACGAACTGTATATAAAATACCATGATGAAGAATGGGGGAAACCCGTCACGGATGACAAGACCCTCTTTGAATTTCTGGTGCTTGAAAGCGCCCAGGCGGGATTAGCCTGGATCACTATCCTCCGGAAACGCGAAGGATACCGGGCAGCCTTTCATGGCTTTGATGTGGAGAAAGTAGCGCAGATGACGCCAGAAGACATCGACCGGTTGATGCAATTTGACGGGATCGTCAGAAACCGGCTGAAAATCAATAGCACAGTCAATAATGCAAAATTATTTATGGCTATCCAGGAAGAATTCGGCAGTTTCTACAAGTATGCCTTGTCATTCTTTCCCAACCGGCAGCCTGTTGTTAATAATTTCAAGACTCTGAGTCAGATTCCCGCCACATCTCCCGAGTCGGATGCCATGAGCAAAGACATGAAAAAACGGGGTTTCAAATTCTTCGGCTCAACGATTTGCTACGCTTTTTTCCAGGCAGCCGGGTTTGTGAACGACCATGTGGAAGGCTGTTTCTGCAAAGGGAATTGA
- a CDS encoding serine/threonine protein kinase: MEQETLVYPLANNTVLQDKYTILNVLNAGGFGITYLALDNPNSRYVVIKECMPDAYAYRDMETGFVHPRDEQTAVNFAQSISNSRQEASVLAQLSHPGVVQVFDMFDANGTCYYVMENIQGQTLFDLMTTMHATGQSMEPARATDLLFRLLDILHYLHAMGVYHCDIKPGNIFIQPDGTPKLIDFGAVRTKTLQHQGLVQITPGYTPPEFYPGRRSEIGPWCDMYELGATFYELLTGQVPQPADQRSVVDRNPKVTGYAALRQTYPMNFLSGIDKALSPDERNRFHSAKAWNDYINAMAAAGTLQAGGVARKALPKARKKSSAGTAFFILLLIAAAAVWICWKQGLINF, translated from the coding sequence ATGGAACAAGAAACCCTGGTTTATCCGCTTGCGAACAATACCGTTCTGCAAGACAAGTATACAATATTAAACGTCCTGAACGCCGGAGGCTTCGGCATCACTTACCTGGCTCTGGACAATCCCAATTCCCGGTACGTCGTCATCAAGGAATGCATGCCTGACGCCTACGCCTACCGGGACATGGAAACCGGGTTCGTGCACCCGCGGGACGAACAGACCGCCGTCAACTTTGCCCAGAGCATTTCCAACTCCCGGCAGGAGGCGTCCGTGCTGGCCCAGCTCAGCCACCCCGGCGTGGTGCAGGTGTTTGACATGTTTGACGCCAACGGCACCTGCTATTACGTCATGGAGAATATCCAGGGGCAGACCCTGTTCGACCTGATGACCACCATGCACGCCACCGGGCAGAGCATGGAGCCGGCCCGGGCCACGGACCTGCTGTTCCGCCTGCTGGATATCCTGCATTACCTTCATGCCATGGGGGTGTACCATTGCGACATCAAGCCGGGCAACATCTTCATCCAGCCGGACGGCACGCCCAAGCTGATTGACTTCGGCGCCGTACGCACCAAGACCCTCCAGCACCAGGGCCTCGTCCAAATCACCCCCGGCTACACGCCGCCGGAATTCTATCCGGGACGCCGCAGTGAAATCGGCCCCTGGTGCGACATGTACGAGCTGGGAGCCACGTTCTACGAACTGCTCACCGGCCAGGTTCCCCAGCCCGCGGACCAGCGTTCCGTGGTGGACCGCAACCCGAAGGTGACCGGTTACGCCGCCTTGCGGCAGACATACCCCATGAACTTCCTTTCCGGAATTGACAAGGCCCTGTCTCCGGATGAACGCAACCGCTTCCATTCCGCCAAGGCATGGAACGACTATATTAACGCCATGGCCGCCGCAGGCACCCTGCAGGCCGGAGGAGTAGCGCGGAAGGCCCTGCCCAAGGCCAGGAAAAAATCCTCCGCCGGGACCGCTTTCTTCATCCTTCTTCTCATTGCGGCCGCCGCCGTCTGGATATGCTGGAAGCAGGGCCTGATCAACTTCTGA
- a CDS encoding uracil-DNA glycosylase family protein, with the protein MDLTEELKARAMQGMHLPPLRLDPAAIRTVMINEVVPERPEDDFYGNAPAPLYLSTALPLFRRAGLQAASIREVTDNGIYITNAVKTPKRETTVPQAMIEESLPVLERELSLFPNLRAVMLMGDVAKKAFNLIVRKRTGKNAIPSGSTYQLRRTPFHAMGLRVFPSYIMTGRNLLIEKSKMAMAAEDIRAMLEFIRSQEQPGQPSGQGKQ; encoded by the coding sequence ATTGACCTGACGGAAGAACTGAAAGCCAGGGCCATGCAGGGGATGCATCTGCCGCCCCTGCGCCTGGACCCGGCCGCCATCCGGACCGTGATGATCAATGAGGTGGTTCCGGAGCGCCCGGAAGATGACTTTTACGGGAACGCGCCCGCGCCCCTGTACCTGTCCACCGCCCTGCCCCTGTTCCGCCGGGCCGGACTTCAGGCCGCTTCCATCCGGGAGGTGACGGATAATGGCATTTACATCACCAACGCCGTCAAGACGCCCAAAAGGGAAACCACGGTTCCCCAGGCCATGATAGAAGAGAGCCTTCCCGTGCTGGAACGGGAATTGTCCCTCTTCCCGAACCTCCGCGCCGTGATGCTGATGGGGGATGTCGCCAAGAAGGCATTCAACCTGATCGTCCGCAAAAGGACCGGGAAAAACGCCATTCCCTCCGGCTCCACCTATCAACTCCGCAGGACGCCCTTCCATGCCATGGGCCTCCGCGTTTTCCCCTCCTACATCATGACGGGGCGCAACCTCCTGATTGAAAAGTCAAAGATGGCCATGGCCGCGGAGGACATCCGCGCCATGCTTGAGTTCATCCGCAGCCAGGAGCAGCCCGGCCAGCCGTCCGGTCAAGGGAAGCAGTAA
- a CDS encoding tryptophanase, producing MNSEPSNVVKFYNGEQIPLELHKVRVVQKLHLVPVERRLEAAQEAGFNTFQLSTNDVYLDMLTDSGVNAMSDNQIAAMFRADDAYAGSQSFDRLKKAVQDVFGKEYLLPAHQGRACENIIARTFVKPGDVVPMNYHFTTTHAHIDLNGGKIEELVADEAINPVSTNPFKGNLDPAKLRDCIARHGADKIPFVRMEASTNLIGGQPFSIANMREIRGICDEFGIMMVLDASLIGENAYFIKMREDEFKDSTCAEILKTMCGLADLVYFSARKVSSSRGGGICTNDRAIAKKMEHLVPLFEGFLTYGGISVREIEAMAVGLYETTDLTVISQSPSFIEYFIGQMVDMGIPCVTPAGGLGAHIDAGRFLPHIPQEDYPAGALAAAFFIASGVRGMERGTLSSVRDENGNDILADVELLRLAFPRRVFTLSQVKYVADRMKWLYDNRDLIGGLEFVEEPPVLRFFMGKLRAKSDWPEKLAAKYRQDFGESL from the coding sequence ATGAATTCAGAACCATCCAACGTTGTCAAATTTTACAATGGAGAGCAGATTCCCCTGGAACTGCACAAAGTCCGTGTCGTGCAGAAGCTGCACCTCGTTCCCGTGGAACGCCGTCTGGAAGCCGCGCAGGAAGCCGGTTTCAACACGTTCCAGTTGAGCACGAATGACGTTTATCTGGACATGCTGACGGATTCCGGCGTCAACGCCATGAGCGACAACCAGATCGCCGCCATGTTCCGGGCGGATGACGCCTATGCCGGTTCCCAGAGCTTTGACCGCCTGAAAAAGGCCGTGCAGGACGTCTTCGGCAAGGAATACCTGCTTCCCGCCCACCAGGGCCGCGCCTGTGAAAACATCATCGCCCGCACCTTCGTGAAACCCGGTGACGTGGTTCCCATGAACTACCATTTCACGACCACGCACGCCCACATTGACCTGAACGGCGGCAAGATTGAGGAACTGGTGGCGGATGAAGCCATCAACCCGGTCAGCACCAACCCCTTCAAGGGCAATCTGGACCCGGCCAAGCTGCGCGACTGCATCGCCCGGCACGGAGCGGACAAGATTCCCTTCGTGCGCATGGAGGCCTCCACCAACCTCATCGGCGGCCAGCCCTTCTCCATTGCCAACATGCGGGAAATCCGCGGCATTTGCGATGAATTCGGCATCATGATGGTGCTGGACGCCTCCCTGATCGGGGAAAACGCCTACTTCATCAAGATGCGGGAGGATGAGTTCAAGGACTCCACCTGCGCTGAAATCCTGAAAACCATGTGCGGCCTGGCGGACCTGGTGTACTTCTCCGCCCGCAAGGTTTCCTCCTCCCGCGGCGGCGGCATCTGCACGAATGACCGGGCCATCGCCAAGAAGATGGAGCACCTCGTTCCCCTCTTTGAAGGCTTCCTGACCTATGGCGGCATCTCCGTGCGTGAAATTGAAGCCATGGCCGTGGGCCTGTATGAAACCACGGACCTGACCGTGATTTCCCAGAGCCCCTCCTTCATTGAATACTTCATCGGCCAGATGGTGGACATGGGCATTCCCTGCGTGACCCCTGCCGGGGGGCTTGGCGCCCACATTGACGCCGGGCGCTTCCTGCCCCACATTCCGCAGGAGGACTATCCCGCCGGGGCCCTGGCGGCGGCCTTCTTCATCGCCTCCGGCGTGCGCGGCATGGAACGCGGCACGCTCTCCAGCGTCCGCGACGAAAACGGCAACGACATTCTGGCGGATGTGGAACTGCTCCGCCTGGCCTTCCCGCGCCGCGTCTTCACGCTCTCCCAGGTCAAATACGTAGCGGACCGCATGAAGTGGCTCTACGACAACCGCGACCTGATCGGCGGCCTGGAATTCGTGGAGGAACCGCCCGTCCTGCGCTTCTTCATGGGCAAGCTCCGCGCCAAGAGCGACTGGCCTGAAAAACTGGCGGCCAAGTACCGCCAGGACTTCGGTGAAAGCCTGTAA
- a CDS encoding M15 family metallopeptidase — MKEHWKLIQQHLGLDADGIPGPRTAQALMEKLEISQPEHSWPSQEEVRSGKSIFGRAGDESNLTSVRLPYIMRLAWDRDTTVSTMRCHKLVAEPLTRIFQATLDHYGMEKVRELGLDLYGGCFNNRSIIGGKATSMHAWGIAVDMDPDRNGLNIPAPKAVLSGPEYAAFWQFVEAEGAVSLGRARDYDWMHFQFATL; from the coding sequence ATGAAAGAACACTGGAAACTGATTCAGCAGCATCTGGGGCTGGATGCGGACGGCATCCCCGGCCCCCGGACGGCCCAGGCTCTGATGGAAAAACTGGAGATCTCCCAGCCGGAGCATTCCTGGCCCAGCCAGGAGGAGGTGCGCTCCGGAAAATCCATCTTCGGCCGGGCGGGGGATGAAAGCAACCTGACCAGCGTCAGGCTGCCCTACATCATGAGACTTGCGTGGGACAGGGACACGACCGTTTCCACCATGCGCTGCCACAAGCTGGTGGCGGAACCGCTCACCCGCATTTTCCAGGCCACCCTGGACCATTACGGCATGGAGAAGGTGCGGGAACTGGGGCTGGACCTGTACGGCGGCTGCTTCAACAACCGCTCCATCATCGGCGGCAAGGCCACGTCCATGCATGCCTGGGGCATCGCCGTGGACATGGACCCGGACAGAAACGGCCTGAACATCCCTGCACCAAAAGCGGTACTGTCCGGACCGGAGTACGCGGCCTTCTGGCAGTTCGTGGAGGCGGAGGGGGCCGTATCCCTGGGGCGCGCACGGGATTACGACTGGATGCACTTCCAGTTCGCCACCCTTTAA
- a CDS encoding DUF4105 domain-containing protein — MHLPTLRHAGLIAARVLMFSAWFGLSVWAAGVVFYNVWGGAVLVWLYVAAMACAFVFRRKRPVFWRASWGVLAVLLVYYLCIPATNGKEWQPSWSRLPAVEINGNEILVKDVRSFVYRTEQDFDVRYVTRRFDLDKLATLDFAVSHWDGMEFVAHTMLSFGFEDGKHLALSVETRLPEGVEQGTIPGLYKQFNVIYILADEEDLFDLRTTYRKEDMYLYRINIDRENLKKAFLGFAEKINSLHERPRYYNTVTANCTTELVDTFKNYLGVRRWQWTPVFNGMCDQDAYDRGELLHLPGENFRELKKRSFLGHGGEGLDWAALRRRWEEGWRTE, encoded by the coding sequence ATGCACCTGCCAACCCTGCGCCATGCGGGCCTGATAGCTGCCCGTGTCCTGATGTTTTCGGCGTGGTTCGGCCTGTCCGTGTGGGCGGCCGGGGTGGTGTTTTACAATGTATGGGGCGGCGCCGTTCTGGTATGGCTTTACGTAGCCGCCATGGCCTGCGCTTTTGTTTTCCGCAGGAAGCGGCCCGTATTCTGGCGCGCCTCCTGGGGTGTGCTGGCCGTGCTGCTTGTGTATTACCTGTGCATTCCGGCGACGAACGGCAAGGAATGGCAGCCGTCATGGAGCCGCCTGCCCGCCGTGGAAATCAACGGGAATGAAATCCTGGTGAAAGACGTGCGCAGCTTTGTTTACCGGACGGAGCAGGACTTTGACGTGCGCTACGTGACGCGCCGCTTTGACCTGGACAAGCTGGCCACGCTGGACTTTGCCGTGAGCCACTGGGACGGAATGGAATTTGTGGCCCATACCATGCTCTCCTTCGGCTTTGAGGATGGGAAGCATCTGGCCCTGTCCGTAGAGACGCGCCTGCCGGAAGGGGTGGAGCAGGGGACCATCCCGGGCCTCTACAAGCAGTTCAACGTGATTTACATTCTGGCGGACGAGGAAGACCTGTTCGACTTGCGCACCACCTACCGGAAGGAGGACATGTACCTGTACCGCATCAACATAGACAGGGAGAACCTGAAAAAGGCCTTCCTGGGGTTTGCGGAGAAAATCAACAGCCTCCATGAACGCCCGCGTTACTACAACACCGTCACTGCCAACTGCACGACGGAACTGGTGGATACGTTCAAGAATTACCTGGGCGTGCGCCGCTGGCAATGGACTCCCGTTTTTAACGGCATGTGCGACCAGGACGCCTATGACCGGGGAGAGCTGCTCCATCTGCCCGGAGAAAACTTCCGGGAACTGAAAAAACGCTCCTTCCTGGGGCATGGCGGGGAAGGGCTGGACTGGGCAGCCCTCCGCCGCCGCTGGGAGGAGGGCTGGCGCACGGAATAA
- the pheT gene encoding phenylalanine--tRNA ligase subunit beta encodes MKISLNWLSQYIDLAGLSVDEMSDMLTFAGIEVEDIRQQGVDSPYVVVARVASAEQHPQADRLKVCQVDVGDGTLHQIVCGAQNYKVGDKVPCALPGAVLPGNFEIKVGKLRGVESRGMLCSASELGLPDKEHGLWILPQELEIGTPISQVVKADTMVEVEVTPNRPDLLSHNGMAYELAAISGREYRPVSIDDAGVELEPAGDFVRLDQPDLNPYYTAVKISGVKVQESPEWLKERLVAIGLRPINNIVDVTNYVLHELGTPLHAFDAAKVQGGIVTRTAYEGETFKALDGQEYTLNCTDLVVADQSGKALAIGGVMGGEESGVTDATTDVILESAWFKPSSVRATSRRLALSSDSSYRFERGTSAWNVLRGSVRAVELILQLAGGTASQTYVAGAPVANPAHACMPSCGEPDGPVSAFASLKQGKGAAVTNELGFVKLPWEALDQMSGGSISHEEGARILAALGLMQVPDAPECWLIPPHRLDLTRPCDLLEEIVRVFGLDGIPSRFSGPFVTESPVDVAYNFQMGLRRKLAALGFYETQTIKLIASEAADGTIAQVKDALPLRPLQDGDLIRVSLPLSEDHSVLRPAHTPGLIAAAVRNSNQGVSGLRFFELGRVFRNTGGGKGRDIETDTLGILVSGDRTARSWADPRPEQASFEDLLAVMEALAPGHRFTLAPAKPREQAALGADVQLDGKACGYFARLSLARCRELGLDQPVYVAELDLRKMQEVLTAPVKAAELPQFPGSSRDAAMELPLSTPNADIVKAIEAAREKLLAGYSCFDVFTDPSGEKLPADRKSIAYTFLYRDPAKTLTAAEVDAAHQRVLKVLADKVKGLSFR; translated from the coding sequence ATGAAAATTTCCCTTAACTGGCTTTCCCAGTATATTGACCTGGCCGGCCTGAGCGTGGATGAAATGTCGGACATGCTGACCTTTGCCGGCATTGAAGTGGAAGACATCCGCCAGCAGGGCGTGGACTCCCCGTACGTGGTGGTGGCCCGCGTGGCCTCCGCGGAACAGCATCCCCAGGCGGACCGCCTGAAGGTCTGCCAGGTGGACGTGGGAGACGGCACGCTGCACCAGATCGTGTGCGGCGCGCAGAACTACAAGGTGGGGGACAAGGTTCCCTGCGCCCTGCCGGGAGCGGTGCTGCCCGGCAACTTTGAAATCAAGGTGGGCAAGCTGCGCGGCGTGGAATCCCGCGGCATGCTCTGCTCCGCTTCCGAACTGGGGCTGCCCGACAAGGAGCACGGCCTCTGGATTCTTCCGCAGGAGCTGGAAATCGGCACGCCGATCTCCCAGGTCGTCAAGGCGGATACGATGGTGGAAGTGGAAGTGACGCCCAACCGTCCGGACCTGCTTTCCCACAACGGCATGGCGTATGAACTGGCCGCCATCTCCGGACGGGAGTACAGGCCCGTTTCCATTGATGACGCCGGGGTGGAGCTGGAACCCGCCGGGGATTTCGTGCGGCTGGACCAGCCGGACCTGAACCCGTACTACACCGCCGTGAAAATCAGCGGCGTGAAGGTGCAGGAAAGCCCGGAATGGCTGAAGGAACGCCTGGTCGCCATCGGTCTGCGCCCCATCAACAACATCGTGGACGTCACCAACTACGTCCTGCATGAACTGGGCACGCCCCTCCACGCGTTTGACGCGGCGAAGGTGCAGGGCGGCATCGTCACCCGCACCGCCTACGAAGGGGAAACCTTCAAGGCCCTGGACGGGCAGGAATACACCCTCAACTGCACGGACCTGGTCGTTGCGGACCAGTCCGGCAAGGCGCTCGCCATCGGCGGCGTGATGGGCGGGGAGGAAAGCGGCGTGACGGACGCCACTACGGACGTCATTCTGGAATCCGCCTGGTTCAAGCCCTCCTCCGTGCGCGCCACGTCCCGCAGGCTGGCCCTGTCTTCCGACTCCTCCTACCGCTTTGAACGCGGCACCTCCGCCTGGAACGTGTTGCGTGGTTCCGTGCGGGCCGTGGAACTGATTCTCCAACTGGCGGGCGGCACGGCCTCCCAAACGTATGTGGCCGGCGCCCCCGTGGCGAATCCGGCCCATGCCTGCATGCCTTCCTGCGGGGAGCCGGACGGCCCCGTTTCCGCGTTCGCTTCCCTGAAGCAGGGGAAGGGTGCCGCGGTGACCAATGAACTGGGCTTCGTGAAGCTTCCCTGGGAGGCTCTGGACCAGATGTCCGGCGGTTCCATTTCGCATGAGGAAGGCGCGCGCATCCTGGCGGCGCTGGGCCTGATGCAGGTCCCGGACGCCCCGGAATGCTGGCTGATCCCCCCCCACCGCCTGGACCTTACGCGCCCGTGCGACCTGCTGGAGGAAATCGTGCGCGTCTTCGGGCTGGACGGCATTCCGTCCCGCTTCTCCGGCCCCTTCGTCACGGAATCCCCGGTAGACGTGGCCTACAATTTCCAGATGGGCCTGCGCCGCAAGCTGGCGGCCCTGGGGTTCTATGAAACCCAGACCATCAAGCTCATCGCCTCTGAAGCCGCTGACGGCACGATTGCCCAGGTGAAGGACGCGCTGCCCCTGCGCCCCCTTCAGGACGGTGACCTCATCCGCGTGTCCCTGCCGCTCAGCGAGGACCACTCCGTGCTGCGCCCCGCGCACACGCCTGGCCTGATTGCCGCCGCCGTGCGCAACAGCAACCAGGGCGTCTCCGGCCTGCGCTTCTTTGAACTTGGCCGCGTCTTCCGCAATACGGGCGGCGGCAAGGGCAGGGACATTGAAACGGATACCCTGGGCATCCTGGTTTCCGGGGACCGCACGGCGCGCTCCTGGGCGGACCCCAGGCCGGAACAGGCCTCCTTTGAAGACCTGCTGGCCGTGATGGAAGCGCTGGCTCCGGGCCACCGCTTTACGCTGGCGCCCGCCAAACCGCGCGAACAGGCCGCCCTGGGGGCGGATGTGCAGCTTGACGGGAAGGCCTGCGGCTACTTCGCCCGCCTGTCCCTGGCGCGCTGCCGGGAGCTGGGCCTGGACCAGCCCGTTTACGTGGCGGAACTGGACCTGCGCAAGATGCAGGAAGTCCTCACCGCGCCCGTGAAGGCCGCGGAACTGCCCCAGTTCCCCGGCTCCTCCCGTGACGCGGCCATGGAACTGCCCCTCTCCACGCCCAATGCGGACATCGTGAAGGCCATTGAAGCCGCACGGGAAAAACTGCTCGCCGGCTACTCCTGCTTTGACGTATTCACGGACCCCTCCGGTGAAAAGCTCCCGGCGGACCGCAAATCCATTGCCTACACCTTCCTGTACAGGGACCCGGCCAAGACCCTCACGGCCGCGGAAGTGGACGCCGCGCACCAGCGCGTGCTGAAAGTCCTGGCAGACAAGGTAAAGGGCCTTTCCTTCAGATAA
- the pheS gene encoding phenylalanine--tRNA ligase subunit alpha, whose amino-acid sequence MKEEIVRIQRDALARIAQVSDRRGVEDARVAILGKKGELTMAQTGMKDVPREEKPAVGQLLNEARKAITEALDAKLEEVQALADKAAVAGVDLTLPARSLQPGGLHPLTIVRDEAIRILRHMGFALADGPEIEDEFHCFDALNTPEDHPARNEKDTFYFDSGKLLRTHTSTVQIRSMEKQTPPVRVISPGSAYRRDEIDATHLSAFNQLEGLYVDTDVSVGDLKGTLEYFLRALFGSDTEVRFRPHFFPFTEPSFEIDVKLKVDGQEPRWVEIAGCGMVDPNVFEAVDRELGLEPGVQARYTGLTGFAFGIGLDRLAMIRWGIRDIRALIENDVRFLAQFQ is encoded by the coding sequence ATGAAGGAAGAGATTGTACGCATTCAACGGGACGCCCTGGCGCGCATCGCCCAGGTGTCTGACAGGCGCGGCGTGGAAGACGCGCGCGTAGCCATCCTCGGCAAGAAAGGGGAACTGACCATGGCCCAGACGGGCATGAAGGACGTTCCCAGGGAGGAAAAGCCCGCCGTCGGCCAGTTGCTTAACGAGGCCCGCAAGGCCATTACGGAAGCTCTGGACGCCAAGCTGGAGGAAGTGCAGGCCCTGGCGGACAAGGCCGCCGTGGCCGGCGTTGACCTGACGCTTCCGGCCCGCTCCCTGCAGCCGGGCGGCCTGCATCCCCTCACGATCGTGCGGGATGAAGCCATCCGCATTCTGCGCCACATGGGCTTTGCCCTGGCGGACGGCCCGGAGATTGAGGACGAGTTCCACTGCTTTGACGCGCTGAATACGCCGGAGGACCATCCGGCCCGCAATGAGAAGGATACGTTTTACTTTGATTCCGGCAAGCTGCTGCGTACGCACACCTCCACCGTGCAAATCCGTTCCATGGAGAAGCAGACGCCCCCCGTGCGCGTGATTTCCCCCGGCTCCGCCTACCGCCGTGACGAGATTGACGCCACGCACCTTTCCGCCTTCAACCAGCTGGAAGGCCTGTATGTGGATACGGACGTTTCCGTGGGCGACCTGAAAGGGACGCTGGAATATTTCCTGCGCGCCCTCTTCGGCTCCGATACGGAAGTGCGCTTCCGCCCCCATTTCTTCCCGTTCACGGAACCCAGCTTTGAAATTGACGTGAAGCTGAAGGTGGACGGCCAGGAACCGCGCTGGGTGGAGATCGCCGGCTGCGGCATGGTGGACCCGAATGTCTTTGAAGCCGTGGACCGCGAACTGGGGCTGGAACCCGGCGTGCAGGCCCGCTACACGGGGCTGACCGGATTTGCCTTCGGCATCGGCCTGGACCGCCTGGCCATGATCCGCTGGGGCATCCGGGACATCCGCGCCCTGATTGAGAACGACGTGCGCTTCCTTGCCCAATTCCAATAA